Proteins encoded within one genomic window of Panicum virgatum strain AP13 chromosome 1N, P.virgatum_v5, whole genome shotgun sequence:
- the LOC120655833 gene encoding acetolactate synthase 1, chloroplastic yields the protein MATTAGATAAAALTGATTAAAPRPRRSAHLPSARRAAPIRCSAASPAPAPASAAPATPLRPWGPTEPRKGADILVEALERCGVRDVFAYPGGASMEIHQALTRSPVIANHLFRHEQGEAFAASGFARSSGRVGVCVATSGPGATNLVSALADALLDSVPMVAITGQVPRRMIGTDAFQETPIVEVTRSITKHNYLVLDIDDIPRVVQEAFFLASSGRPGPVLVDIPKDIQQQMAVPVWDTPMRLPGYIARLPKPPATELLEQVLRLVGESRRPVLYVGGGCAASGEELRRFVEMTGIPVTTTLMGLGNFPSDDPLSLRMLGMHGTVYANYAVDKADLLLAFGVRFDDRVTGKIEAFASRAKIVHIDIDPAEIGKNKQPHVSICADVKLALQGMNALLEGNTSKKSFDFGSWHDELDQQKREFPLGYKTFDEEIQPQYAIQVLDELTKGEAIIATGVGQHQMWAAQYYTYKRPRQWLSSAGLGAMGFGLPAAAGAAVANPGVTVVDIDGDGSFLMNIQELAMIRIENLPVKVFVLNNQHLGMVVQWEDRFYKANRAHTYLGNPENESEIYPDFVTIAKGFNIPAVRVTKKSEVRAAIKKMLETPGPYLLDIIVPHQEHVLPMIPSGGAFKDMILDGDGRTVY from the coding sequence atggccacgaccgccggcgccaccgcggccgccgcgctgaccggcgccaccaccgccgccgcgccgaggccgaggcgcagtGCGCACCTCCCGTCcgcccggcgcgccgcgcccATCCGGTGCTCCGCGgcgtcgcccgcgccggcgccggcctcggccgcccccgccaccccgctccggccgtggggccccaCCGAGCCCCGCAAGGGCGCCGACATCCTCGTCGAGGCCCTCGAGCGCTGCGGCGTCCGCGACGTCTTCGCCTACCCCGGCGGCGCGTCCATGGAGATCCACCAGGCGCTCACCCGCTCCCCCGTCATCGCCAACCACCTCTTCCGCCACGAGCAGGGGGAGGCCTTCGCCGCCTCCGGGTTCGCGCGCTCCTCCGGCCGCGTCGGCGTCTGCGTCGCCACCTCGGGCCCCGGCGCCACCAACCTCGTCTCCGCGCTCGCCGACGCGCTGCTCGACTCCGTCCCCATGGTCGCCATCACGGGCCAGGTGCCCCGCCGCATGATCGGCACCGACGCCTTCCAGGAGACGCCCATCGTGGAGGTCACCCGCTCCATCACCAAGCACAACTACCTGGTCCTCGACATCGACGACATCCCGCGCGTCGTGCAGGAGGCCTTCTTCCTCGCCTCCTCTGGACGCCCGGGACCGGTGCTCGTTGACATCCCCAAGGACATCCAGCAGCAGATGGCCGTGCCCGTCTGGGACACGCCCATGCGTCTGCCGGGGTACATTGCGCGCCTGCCCAAGCCTCCTGCAACTGAACTGCTTGAGCAGGTGCTGCGTCTTGTTGGTGAGTCACGGCGCCCTGTTCTTTATGTTGGTGGTGGCTGTGCTGCATCTGGCGAGGAGTTGCGCCGGTTTGTGGAGATGACTGGAATTCCAGTGACAACTACTCTGATGGGTCTCGGCAACTTCCCCAGTGATGACCCGCTGTCTCTGCGAATGCTTGGTATGCATGGTACCGTGTATGCAAATTATGCAGTGGATAAGGCCGACCTGTTGCTTGCATTTGGTGTGCGGTTCGATGATCGTGTGACAGGCAAAATTGAGGCTTTTGCAAGCAGGGCTAAAATTGTGCACATTGACATTGATCCGGCTGAGATTGGTAAGAACAAGCAGCCACATGTGTCCATTTGTGCAGATGTCAAGCTTGCTTTGCAGGGCATGAATGCTCTGCTGGAAGGAAATACATCAAAGAAGAGTTTTGACTTCGGCTCATGGCACGATGAGTtggatcagcagaagagggaATTCCCCCTGGGTTACAAAACTTTTGATGAGGAGATCCAGCCACAGTATGCTATCCAGGTTCTGGATGAGCTGACAAAAGGGGAGGCCATTATTGCCACCGGAGTTGGGCAGCACCAGATGTGGGCGGCACAGTACTACACTTACAAGCGGCCAAGGCAGTGGTTGTCTTCAGCTGGTCTTGGTGCTATGGGATTTGGTTTgccggctgctgctggtgctgctgtgGCCAACCCTGGTGTCACAGTTGTTGACATCGATGGGGATGGCAGCTTCCTCATGAACATTCAGGAGTTGGCTATGATCCGCATTGAGAACCTCCCAGTGAAGGTATTCGTGCTAAACAACCAGCACCTGGGGATGGTGGTGCAGTGGGAGGACAGGTTCTACAAGGCCAACCGAGCACACACATACTTGGGGAACCCAGAGAATGAGAGTGAGATATATCCAGATTTCGTGACGATTGCCAAAGGGTTCAACATTCCAGCAGTCCGTGTGACAAAGAAGAGCGAAGTCCGTGCAGCAATCAAGAAGATGCTTGAGACTCCAGGGCCGTATCTGTTGGATATCATCGTCCCGCACCAGGAACATGTGTTGCCTATGATCCCGAGCGGTGGTGCTTTCAAGGACATGATCCTGGATGGCGATGGCAGGACCGTGTATTGA